A genomic region of Christiangramia sp. OXR-203 contains the following coding sequences:
- a CDS encoding arginine decarboxylase: protein MNTKYSDLIDQTYYFPQEEFSLEGTQLKFHDIDLMKLVEQYGAPLKFTYLPKISQNINRAKGWFQAALEKHDYKGSYNYCYCTKSSHFEHVLKEALRNDIHIETSSAFDINIVEKLKAAGKISNDHWVICNGFKRDQYVENISRLINSGHEKCIPVIDNYEELDLLSEKVDGKFQVGIRIASEEEPKFEFYTSRLGIGYQNIVPFFHKQLKDNEQVDLKMLHFFINTGIRDTAYYWNELNKCLKVYTSLKKLCPSLDSLNIGGGFPIKNSLAFDYDYAYMVDEIINQIKLTCEEAGVDVPNIFTEFGSFTVGESGGAIYEVLYQKQQNDREKWNMINSSFITTLPDTWAISKKFVMLAINRWNDEYERVLLGGLTCDSDDYYNSEQHTNAIYLPKFKKEKPLYIGFFNTGAYQDTIGGFGGLQHCLIPQPKHILIDRDEDDKISTKLFSEQQNSEDMLSILGYDRNN from the coding sequence TTGAATACAAAGTACAGCGATCTCATAGACCAGACTTATTACTTTCCACAGGAAGAATTTTCACTGGAAGGAACACAATTAAAATTTCATGATATTGACCTTATGAAGCTTGTGGAGCAGTATGGCGCTCCCCTCAAGTTTACATATTTGCCTAAAATATCACAGAACATCAACAGAGCAAAAGGCTGGTTTCAAGCCGCCTTGGAAAAACATGATTACAAAGGTTCCTATAATTACTGTTATTGCACTAAAAGCTCCCATTTTGAACATGTCCTCAAGGAAGCTTTAAGGAATGACATTCACATTGAAACTTCTTCAGCTTTTGATATCAATATTGTCGAAAAGCTTAAAGCTGCAGGAAAGATCTCCAACGATCATTGGGTAATTTGTAATGGCTTCAAAAGAGATCAATACGTTGAAAATATAAGCAGACTTATCAATAGCGGACACGAAAAGTGTATCCCGGTGATCGATAATTACGAAGAACTGGATCTACTTTCAGAAAAAGTGGACGGGAAATTCCAGGTAGGGATAAGAATTGCTTCGGAAGAAGAGCCAAAATTCGAATTTTATACTTCAAGGTTGGGGATTGGATACCAGAACATCGTTCCGTTTTTTCATAAACAACTGAAGGATAACGAGCAGGTAGACCTTAAAATGCTACATTTTTTCATTAACACCGGGATTCGCGATACAGCCTACTACTGGAACGAATTGAACAAGTGTTTGAAAGTATATACCAGTTTAAAGAAATTATGTCCAAGCCTGGATAGCTTGAACATTGGTGGTGGATTCCCTATCAAGAACTCACTGGCTTTTGATTATGACTATGCTTACATGGTAGATGAGATCATCAACCAGATCAAACTAACCTGTGAAGAAGCCGGAGTAGATGTTCCAAATATCTTTACGGAGTTTGGAAGTTTTACAGTTGGTGAAAGTGGCGGTGCGATCTACGAGGTTTTATACCAGAAACAGCAGAATGATCGTGAAAAATGGAATATGATCAACTCTTCGTTCATTACTACATTGCCAGATACCTGGGCGATCAGTAAAAAATTCGTTATGCTGGCAATAAACAGGTGGAATGATGAGTATGAAAGAGTTTTGCTGGGAGGTCTAACCTGCGACAGTGATGATTATTATAATTCTGAACAACATACTAACGCGATCTATCTTCCGAAGTTTAAAAAGGAAAAGCCTTTATATATTGGGTTCTTTAATACCGGTGCTTATCAGGATACCATTGGAGGTTTTGGCGGATTACAGCATTGTCTTATTCCGCAGCCCAAACATATTTTAATTGACCGGGACGAAGATGATAAGATCTCAACGAAACTTTTCAGCGAACAACAGAACTCTGAAGACATGTTAAGTATTCTTGGCTATGACAGAAATAATTAA
- a CDS encoding pseudouridine synthase, with amino-acid sequence MSRNDRSSGGKNSGRQGGGTRKKSHARGNAPVKPKMEKSPLSNSEGIRLNKYIANSGICSRRDADMYIAAGNVTVNGKSVTEMGYKVKLEDDVRFDGRRINPEKPQYILLNKPAGFFVTGNPEKGGKTVMELVSKVTDARVSPVGKLDNQAKGLLLFTNDGTLAKKLAKPKNGIRQIYHVTLSKALSKEDLESIEKGVFLEGSKVIVTSISFIDDKPHTEVGIELYSIKEHIVTRIFKSMGYDVESLDRVVFGGLTKKDLSRGRTRNLTEQEVINLGMH; translated from the coding sequence ATGAGCAGAAACGATAGATCTTCAGGCGGTAAGAATAGTGGCAGACAAGGTGGTGGTACCAGGAAAAAATCTCACGCACGTGGGAATGCACCGGTAAAACCTAAAATGGAGAAGAGTCCGCTTTCTAATTCCGAAGGTATTCGTCTTAATAAGTATATCGCAAACTCTGGAATTTGTTCACGGAGAGATGCAGATATGTACATTGCTGCTGGTAATGTTACTGTAAACGGGAAGTCTGTTACAGAGATGGGTTATAAAGTAAAACTTGAAGACGATGTTCGTTTTGATGGTCGCCGAATCAACCCGGAGAAACCACAATATATACTTCTGAATAAACCAGCTGGATTTTTTGTAACTGGAAATCCTGAAAAAGGTGGTAAAACTGTGATGGAGCTTGTTTCCAAAGTGACCGACGCCAGAGTAAGTCCTGTTGGGAAACTAGACAACCAGGCCAAGGGTCTGTTGCTATTTACCAATGATGGAACTCTTGCTAAGAAACTGGCCAAACCTAAGAATGGAATTCGCCAGATCTACCACGTAACGTTAAGTAAAGCTCTTTCTAAGGAAGATCTTGAATCTATCGAAAAAGGAGTTTTCCTTGAAGGCTCTAAAGTGATCGTGACGAGCATTAGCTTTATTGACGACAAACCTCATACTGAAGTTGGGATTGAACTTTACAGTATCAAGGAACATATTGTAACCAGGATCTTTAAGAGCATGGGCTACGATGTAGAAAGCCTGGATCGCGTTGTATTTGGAGGTCTAACCAAGAAAGATCTGTCTCGCGGGCGCACCAGAAACCTTACCGAACAGGAGGTTATCAACCTTGGGATGCACTAA
- a CDS encoding mannosyltransferase, giving the protein MDLKLLRLYKFPILIALSCVAFYWSFAYGLAREDFGRLVMIYTALCFLSYKLYQLLRHNFKILVILAIIFRLIFLFALPELSQDYFRFIWDGQLINAGINPYQFIPTEISNELDFSNTKVLLKGMGSLSAGHYSNYPPVNQLLFAASSFLANSSHLLNVMFLRSLIILADLGTLFFGARLLSNLGLSRDRIFLYILNPFIIIEMTGNLHFESVMVFFLVWSLYLLQQKRWIASAIVLGLSISVKLLPLLFLPLFLGFFLNSPKLSFMKLLGFHCLVILTLLISFVPFYSEEVMANFMASVGLWFGKFEFNASVYYLVRWIGFQVKGYNIIETAGKILPVVTFVAVLLLTFLRKNGAIQSLIKSMLFGISVYLLLSTTVHPWYLAIPLFLSVFTRFRFVLLWSLLVILSYSAYSNAQYDENLWLVALEYMVVIGYFLYELFLQKSSKPLDRVY; this is encoded by the coding sequence ATGGATCTAAAACTGCTCAGGCTTTACAAATTCCCAATTCTCATAGCGCTCTCCTGTGTAGCCTTTTACTGGAGTTTTGCATATGGATTAGCCCGGGAAGATTTTGGTCGGCTGGTGATGATTTATACAGCCTTATGCTTCCTAAGTTATAAGCTTTATCAGTTACTGCGTCACAATTTCAAAATCCTGGTCATACTCGCGATCATATTTAGATTGATCTTCCTGTTCGCACTTCCAGAACTTTCACAAGATTACTTTAGATTTATTTGGGATGGCCAGCTCATTAATGCTGGTATTAATCCTTATCAATTTATCCCTACTGAAATTTCCAATGAGCTCGATTTTTCTAATACCAAAGTTTTATTAAAAGGAATGGGAAGCCTGAGCGCAGGACATTATTCAAACTATCCTCCGGTTAATCAGTTGCTATTTGCAGCTTCCTCGTTTCTAGCAAATTCCAGCCATTTGCTTAATGTGATGTTTCTAAGATCACTAATTATTCTCGCTGATCTCGGGACACTCTTTTTTGGTGCGCGTTTGCTTTCAAATCTTGGACTATCCAGAGACAGGATCTTTCTCTATATCCTCAATCCTTTCATCATCATAGAAATGACAGGAAATCTGCATTTTGAGTCGGTCATGGTGTTTTTCCTGGTTTGGTCTCTTTATTTATTACAACAGAAACGCTGGATAGCTTCTGCAATAGTACTTGGCTTGTCCATTTCTGTCAAGCTTTTACCACTGCTATTCCTGCCACTCTTCCTTGGTTTTTTTCTGAATAGTCCAAAGCTTTCTTTCATGAAATTGCTCGGTTTTCACTGCCTGGTAATCCTAACGCTGTTGATCTCGTTTGTTCCATTTTATTCCGAAGAGGTAATGGCGAATTTTATGGCAAGTGTTGGATTATGGTTTGGCAAGTTTGAATTTAATGCTTCGGTATATTACCTGGTGAGGTGGATAGGTTTCCAAGTGAAAGGATATAACATCATTGAGACCGCTGGCAAGATCTTACCCGTAGTCACATTTGTTGCGGTTCTACTTCTGACTTTTCTACGGAAGAATGGGGCAATTCAGAGCTTAATAAAGAGTATGCTATTTGGTATTTCTGTTTATCTACTTCTGTCTACAACAGTGCATCCCTGGTATCTGGCAATTCCTCTTTTTCTAAGTGTGTTTACAAGATTCAGATTTGTGCTTCTCTGGTCATTGCTGGTCATCCTAAGTTATTCGGCTTATTCCAATGCTCAATATGATGAAAACCTGTGGCTGGTAGCCTTAGAATATATGGTAGTAATTGGGTACTTTCTGTATGAGCTATTCCTTCAGAAAAGTTCTAAGCCTTTGGATCGGGTTTATTAG
- a CDS encoding geranylgeranylglycerol-phosphate geranylgeranyltransferase — protein MPGIAKKRLLLKILSLFSVVRGYNILVVVLAQYLTSAFILAPDKPLREVFFDANLFFLILASSTVIASGYIINNFYDSEKDLINRPKKTMLDRVVSQRTKLSVYFILNFAAIFFASYVSFKAVVFFSIYIFVIWLYSHRLKKILFLGNLVASVLAITPFFVIFVYYRNFETVIFIHAVFLYLMILMRELVKDLENMQGDLAQNYRTIPLVFGERWSKFCLAVCAVVAIMPIYLLITRFQTGYMNYYFYTSLLLLGVFLLLLYFSKAKWQYLLLHNILKLIIVVGVFSILLIDLQEVLNRVF, from the coding sequence ATGCCAGGGATCGCGAAAAAGCGCCTGCTACTGAAAATACTCAGTTTATTTTCTGTAGTTAGGGGATACAATATATTGGTGGTCGTCCTAGCGCAGTATTTAACTTCAGCTTTTATACTTGCCCCAGATAAACCATTGCGGGAAGTATTTTTTGATGCGAACCTGTTTTTTTTGATCCTTGCTTCCTCTACCGTGATCGCTTCAGGTTATATTATCAACAACTTTTACGATAGCGAAAAAGATCTTATCAATCGTCCTAAGAAAACCATGCTCGACCGCGTGGTTAGTCAGCGTACAAAATTATCAGTTTATTTTATTCTGAATTTTGCCGCTATCTTTTTTGCCAGCTATGTATCATTTAAAGCAGTAGTGTTTTTCAGTATATATATTTTCGTAATCTGGCTATACTCACATCGCCTTAAAAAGATTTTGTTTCTCGGTAATCTTGTCGCTTCCGTTCTTGCGATCACTCCTTTTTTCGTGATCTTCGTTTATTATAGAAATTTTGAGACGGTCATATTTATTCATGCTGTATTTCTCTATTTGATGATCCTTATGCGGGAACTTGTCAAGGACCTGGAAAATATGCAGGGTGACCTCGCTCAGAATTATAGAACCATACCACTTGTTTTCGGTGAGCGGTGGAGTAAATTCTGTCTTGCTGTATGTGCCGTAGTTGCCATCATGCCCATTTACTTATTGATCACTCGATTTCAGACAGGTTACATGAATTATTATTTCTACACTTCACTGCTTTTACTCGGTGTTTTTCTTCTACTCTTATACTTCAGCAAAGCCAAGTGGCAATATCTCTTATTGCATAATATTTTGAAACTGATCATTGTCGTAGGCGTATTCAGCATTCTGCTTATTGATCTACAGGAAGTACTGAACCGGGTTTTTTAG
- a CDS encoding deoxyhypusine synthase family protein → MSKGHISQFIEKYYLHFNAAALVDAAKDYEKQLQGGSKMLVSLAGAMSTAEIGKIFAEMIRQDKVHIVSCTGANLEEDVMNLVAHSHYKRVPNYRDLTAQDEWDLLEKGLNRVTDTCIPEEEAFRRIQDHIFKIWKDAEEKGERYFPHEFLHKLLLSGVMEEHYEIDLKDSWMYAAAEKNLPMVVPGWEDSTLGNIFASYVLKGELKASTMKSGIEYMTFLADWYTENSKDGIGFFQIGGGIAGDFPICVVPMLYQDMERTDTPFWSYFCQISDSTTSYGSYSGAVPNEKITWGKLDINTPKHIIESDATIVAPLIFAYLLDM, encoded by the coding sequence ATGAGTAAAGGACATATTTCCCAATTTATAGAAAAATATTATTTACATTTTAATGCTGCTGCACTAGTTGACGCTGCAAAAGATTACGAAAAGCAGCTTCAAGGCGGTTCAAAAATGCTTGTTTCCCTTGCTGGGGCAATGAGTACCGCAGAGATAGGAAAGATCTTTGCCGAAATGATTCGCCAGGATAAGGTGCATATCGTTTCCTGTACCGGGGCAAACCTGGAAGAGGACGTGATGAATCTTGTAGCGCATTCACATTACAAACGAGTTCCAAATTATCGTGACCTTACCGCTCAGGATGAGTGGGATCTATTAGAGAAAGGTTTAAACCGGGTTACAGATACCTGTATTCCTGAAGAAGAGGCTTTCCGTAGAATTCAGGATCATATTTTCAAGATCTGGAAAGATGCTGAAGAAAAAGGAGAACGTTATTTCCCGCATGAATTTCTGCATAAGTTATTGCTAAGTGGAGTTATGGAGGAGCATTACGAGATCGACTTAAAAGATTCCTGGATGTATGCCGCTGCGGAAAAGAACTTGCCAATGGTGGTACCTGGATGGGAAGATTCTACCTTGGGGAATATCTTCGCTTCATACGTGCTTAAAGGTGAACTGAAGGCCAGTACAATGAAATCTGGAATTGAATATATGACCTTCCTTGCCGACTGGTATACTGAAAATTCCAAAGATGGAATTGGATTTTTCCAGATTGGTGGTGGTATTGCCGGGGATTTCCCAATTTGTGTAGTACCAATGCTTTATCAGGATATGGAGCGTACAGATACTCCTTTCTGGAGCTATTTTTGTCAGATATCAGATTCTACAACCAGTTACGGTTCGTACTCCGGAGCTGTTCCAAATGAAAAGATCACTTGGGGGAAACTGGATATCAACACTCCTAAACATATTATTGAAAGTGATGCGACCATCGTTGCACCGCTGATCTTTGCTTATCTCCTGGATATGTAA
- the speB gene encoding agmatinase: protein MSKKNYAGIPDKYARIDEAKVVLIPVPYDGTSTWQKGADKGPDAFLDASENMELYDIETNTEVYKKGIYLAPPVTEDSSPEKMVEAVYKTTKNYIKQEKFVTLFGGEHSVSIGSIKAFNESFSDLTVVQLDAHADLRPEYEGSTCNHACALHEASKTTNLVQVGIRSMDISEKDHMDENQVYFAHDLYEDWQEDAIGQMTPNVFITIDLDAFDPSIMPSTGTPEPGGLFWYETLEFLKMMFKKKNVVGFDIVELCPDKNEKSSDFLAAKLYYKMLSYKFKYQNFTEEDEDE from the coding sequence ATGAGCAAAAAGAATTACGCCGGGATACCCGATAAATATGCTCGTATAGACGAAGCAAAAGTGGTATTGATTCCTGTGCCGTATGATGGAACCAGTACCTGGCAGAAAGGTGCCGATAAAGGACCGGATGCATTTTTAGACGCTTCAGAAAATATGGAGCTGTATGATATCGAAACAAATACTGAGGTTTACAAAAAAGGAATTTATCTGGCACCACCGGTGACCGAGGATTCTTCTCCCGAAAAAATGGTTGAAGCGGTTTACAAAACCACGAAAAACTATATTAAACAGGAGAAATTCGTAACCCTTTTTGGAGGTGAACATTCAGTTTCTATTGGTAGCATCAAAGCTTTTAATGAATCTTTCTCAGACCTTACGGTAGTACAACTGGATGCTCATGCAGATCTAAGACCTGAATACGAAGGATCAACCTGTAATCATGCCTGTGCGCTTCATGAAGCCAGTAAGACCACGAATCTTGTTCAGGTAGGAATACGCTCCATGGACATTTCAGAAAAAGATCATATGGATGAAAACCAGGTGTATTTCGCCCATGATCTTTACGAAGACTGGCAGGAAGATGCGATTGGACAAATGACTCCAAACGTATTTATCACCATAGATCTTGACGCTTTTGACCCTAGCATCATGCCTTCAACCGGTACTCCGGAGCCAGGCGGATTATTCTGGTACGAGACATTGGAATTTCTCAAAATGATGTTCAAGAAAAAGAATGTGGTTGGCTTTGATATTGTAGAGCTTTGCCCGGATAAGAATGAAAAATCTTCAGACTTCCTGGCAGCAAAACTTTATTACAAAATGCTGAGCTACAAATTTAAATATCAAAATTTTACTGAAGAAGACGAAGATGAGTAA
- a CDS encoding lipid-A-disaccharide synthase N-terminal domain-containing protein — protein sequence MENWPIFAIGFLAQLLFSARLISQWFLSEKSKEVETPVLFWKLSLLASILLFTYGYLRDDFAIMLGQFLIYGVYWRNLYLMNEWKNRNIFFKALVIIFPFAIAAYITFFGTQTWDDVFRSENIAGWIIALGLVAQIVYTSRFFYQWYYSEVNQESSLPLGFWILSLIGSSLLFTYGIFREDPVLMAAHFFGALIYMRDIYLLRNSNKPDPKA from the coding sequence ATGGAGAACTGGCCAATATTCGCAATAGGTTTCTTAGCGCAGCTATTATTTAGTGCTAGATTGATAAGTCAATGGTTTCTTTCTGAAAAATCCAAGGAGGTTGAAACTCCAGTATTGTTCTGGAAACTCAGTTTACTGGCATCTATCCTATTATTTACCTATGGATACTTGCGGGATGATTTCGCCATCATGCTAGGACAATTTTTGATCTACGGAGTATACTGGAGAAATCTTTACTTAATGAATGAATGGAAAAATAGAAATATTTTTTTTAAAGCTCTGGTGATTATTTTCCCTTTTGCCATTGCGGCCTATATCACCTTTTTTGGAACTCAAACCTGGGATGATGTGTTTAGGTCTGAGAATATCGCTGGCTGGATTATTGCCTTGGGATTGGTTGCTCAAATCGTATATACCTCAAGATTTTTTTACCAGTGGTATTATTCTGAAGTAAATCAGGAATCTTCATTACCGCTGGGTTTCTGGATCCTTAGTTTAATTGGTTCCAGCTTGCTTTTTACCTACGGAATATTCCGTGAAGACCCGGTTCTCATGGCTGCACATTTCTTTGGCGCACTCATTTATATGCGTGATATCTATCTTCTGCGGAATTCTAATAAACCCGATCCAAAGGCTTAG